The DNA window GGGGGGGGTGCCGTGGGTGAGCTCTTAGGGGTGTTCGCTGCGATCATGTTCGGCACCTCTCACTTTTTCAATGGGGTGCTCTCTCGTCGTATCCCCGCGATGAGTGTTGCCGTCTACTCACAAGCAGGCGGCGCAATGTTCTTCTTGGGGTGGGCGCTGAGCATCTTCTGGACCCAGGGAGAACTGGAGCCGATGGGTGACCAGGACTTTGGATGGGCGGTGCTCTCCGGGATTGGTGCAGGAATAGGAGTCGCAGCCCTTTATGAGGGAATGCGCAAGCACAGCATCTCCCTGGTGGTCCCAGTGACCAGCATCGTCTCAGTCGCGGTCCCCTTTATTCTCTCCATCACCGTCCTGGGGGAACCGTTGCAACTGCATACCGCCGCAGCAGGAGTGATGTTGCTACCGGTGATCTGGCTGCTCAGCCGACCCAGCAAGCAGACATCACATCCGAATGCCTCTGTCCGGGAGTCACGGAGGGATCTCTTCGCAGTCTCCTACGGCCTCATTGCCGGGGCCGGGTACGCCACCCAGCTTTTCGCCCTGAGCCAGATCACCTCCAGCACGCCAGCAGAGCCACTGCTGACAGGACAGCTGGTCAGCCTCCTGCCCCTGCTGACCCTGGCATGGCTGCGAAACAGCACCCTGCAACCGAAGAAAGCGACCCTCCAAGCCGCCACCGTCGGACTCGCCGCAGCACTGGCCATGGCCTTCTACCTCTACGCCACCCGGCACGCCCTGCTGGGACCGGTGATGATCGCTATCGCCCTCTACCCGGCTATACCTGTCTTGCTGGCTCTTCTGGTGCTCAAAGAACGTCTCAGCCGAGCCCAAGCCCTCGGACTAGGCGTCGCCGCCATAGTCGTGCCAATCGTCAGCCTGGCGAACTAGCAACCAGCCATGACATTGGTAGCTACCCAGGAAGCGCTCTCGACAGGAGTCAGCGAAGTGTTCAGAAATGTTACATATAAGTTCATATCCTCAATCGGATCAGTGAGCGCCCCTTTAGGGTGGGGTGCCGTAAGCGCAGTCACAAGAGGAGCGAGGTGACACCCGTGAGTCAAGACACACGACTGGACAGGTACGAAGCTTTCATCCGGGAACAGTATCTGCCTGGCCTCGGGAAGTTTGATGAGTACTCACTTGAAAGCGTGAGTCCCACACTCATCTCCAAGTTTCGCGGGGCTGATGCAGGGATAGGTGACATCTGATGTTTAGCACCGCTGGTGCTGGGCAGGAGAGGATGTCCCTATGGCAGGAAAGTACCCGGAGGAGTTCCGGGAGGATGTTGTCGCGGTCGCGAAGAACCGCGAGGCCGGTGTGAGCCTGAAGCAGATCGCTGCTGATTTCGGGATCAGCTACGCGACCCTGACGAACTGGATGCGCCAGGACGCCACCGATGCCGGTGAACGCGAAGGCCGCACCAGTGATCAGAAGGACGAGCTGCGTGAGCTGCGCCGGCGTAACCGGCTGTTAGAGCAGGAGAACCTGGTGCTGCGCCGGGCCGCAGCGTATCTCTCGCAGGCGAATCTGCCGTCAAAAGGCTCTACCCGCTCGTAGGCGATCTCGCCGCCACCGATGGTGTCCCTGTGGCGGTGACGTGCCGGGTATTGAAGATCGCTCGCCAGCCCTACTACCGGTGGCTGGCCAACCCCGTGACGGATCAAGAGTGGGACGAGGCCCACCGACTGAACGCGCTGGTCGATGCTCACCGGGAGGATCCTGAGTTCGGATACCGCTACCTCGCCGATGAGGCCGAAGAAGCCGGATATCGGATGGCCGCCAGGACCGCCTGGCGGCTGTGCAACGCCCAGGGCGTGGCTTCGGTGATCAGCCGCAAGCGGCGGGGCAAAGGCACCCGCCCGGGCCCACCGGTCCATGACGACCGGGTGCAGCGGAACTTCCATGCTGATGCCCCGAACCAGGTCTGGCTGACCGATATCACCGAGCACCACACTTCTGAGGGCAAGCTGTATCTGTGCGCGATCAAGGATGTCTGCTCACGCCGGATCGTCGGTTACGCGATTGACTCGCGGATGAAGTCCTCACTGGCGGTGCGGGCGATCAACAACGCGGTGGTCCGCCGCGGGGCCGCCAATGTGGCCGGATGCGTACTTCACTCGGACCGAGGGTCGCAAGCCGTATTCAACTGGTCGTCGCAACACCTTGATCGTGGAGGTGTGCAATGGGAAGACCATCAGCATGGGTGCGGCAGTTCACAGGCCGTTCAGCAATGAAGTCGCCGGGGGCTCCGTCTCATCGTCAGGAGGTCGAACGAGAGTTCTGGAAGCACATCGCCACCGGGATCACCTCT is part of the Nesterenkonia lacusekhoensis genome and encodes:
- a CDS encoding DDE-type integrase/transposase/recombinase encodes the protein MAVTCRVLKIARQPYYRWLANPVTDQEWDEAHRLNALVDAHREDPEFGYRYLADEAEEAGYRMAARTAWRLCNAQGVASVISRKRRGKGTRPGPPVHDDRVQRNFHADAPNQVWLTDITEHHTSEGKLYLCAIKDVCSRRIVGYAIDSRMKSSLAVRAINNAVVRRGAANVAGCVLHSDRGSQAVFNWSSQHLDRGGVQWEDHQHGCGSSQAVQQ
- a CDS encoding EamA family transporter, which gives rise to MGELLGVFAAIMFGTSHFFNGVLSRRIPAMSVAVYSQAGGAMFFLGWALSIFWTQGELEPMGDQDFGWAVLSGIGAGIGVAALYEGMRKHSISLVVPVTSIVSVAVPFILSITVLGEPLQLHTAAAGVMLLPVIWLLSRPSKQTSHPNASVRESRRDLFAVSYGLIAGAGYATQLFALSQITSSTPAEPLLTGQLVSLLPLLTLAWLRNSTLQPKKATLQAATVGLAAALAMAFYLYATRHALLGPVMIAIALYPAIPVLLALLVLKERLSRAQALGLGVAAIVVPIVSLAN
- a CDS encoding transposase — translated: MAGKYPEEFREDVVAVAKNREAGVSLKQIAADFGISYATLTNWMRQDATDAGEREGRTSDQKDELRELRRRNRLLEQENLVLRRAAAYLSQANLPSKGSTRS